The sequence GTTCAAAAGTAACTGTAGCAGAGCTGACGAATGCCTACACAAACACAATGCAAATGAATAGCAAAACAAGAGCATGGGAAACGAGAGATATCACTTTAAACTATACGGTGTTCGATGGGCGCAGTGATAACGGAATTCTGGTATTTATAGGTGAAGTTCTGGTGATTCAGTTGGGGAGGACACTTATTTCGTGCCACATGAAGACTGAACATATCAAACAATTGGCTACTGAGGATGAGCATCATGCAAGGATGATTCCCTATGTGAACAGCCTAGTTGAGGTCTAGTTCAGTCCTCTTCATGAAGTGTCATTTCAAGTTGTTCTGCACTTTGATATCGTTTTAGGACTGATAATAAAATACCAATACCGTGGATTTTGTGTTCCTTTTCCCAGATATGAATTTCCCTGGATCGAAAATCAACTGATTGAAActgaatatttaatttagccTCTGAGAAATTATCAGGATTTTTCTCATTAAGCTGCAGCCGAGCAATCATGGGGGTCTTAATATGGTTTCAGTTGTATCATCTGAATTTTGAAAGTGATCAATTGCTGCCAATCTTCCTCGAGAAGGGGATTGGAAATAGCAGGAGAAGCTCTGCAACTGAGTTAGCCCATTAATAGCAATCCCATTTCAGTCCATATGCCTAGATTTTGTACCCTGAAATTGAAATGGCATGCTGTAACCGCTGATAACGTAAGTCGAATCAAAATTCTCATTTAATAtccttctcttctcttctccaTATTAAAGTTTCCATAACCTTTTACACAAACAACTCATGATCCATCATTTcaggttttaataataatatcttttaaatataaaaatattgacttaaaatttagaaaaataaattacttttttattttcatactcACTAAACTCTCtctaatttctctttttcttttttgaatgaGGGATGGTAGATGCTTTGCACCTCCAACCACCATCGATTTTTGGCCCCCAAGTTTCAAGTGGTGTGGCCAAGAACTCTAATTAATACGTTATTTTTCAacaatatatatgaatatataactACATATTTAGTATATGAATATATTGACTAAATCAATACTTATTATTGTGAAGTTAAATTTTGtgtaaaaagaaatgaagcgGGAGTAGTCAAAAGGACTAATTACTCTACTTGACCCCTCCCTCCCCCGCAACAATCATATACCCCACCTGTCCATTCACGTTCTATAAGTACCCGCCATCTTCcccccttcttcttcttctaacCAAACCACTTCCATATTTACGTTGAAGTTTCTCTTGCTTCTGCAACCGTTTACTCTCCTCAGCGCCATAACATAAGTCTTTGGAAAAACTCAGTCTCGGTTCTCATTCGTTTCAAagcatctctctctctctgtttcTGTATCTCATTCTTCTCTATTATTTGTTTAGGGCATTGTTCGATTCCTGTTTGCACGTCTGTGTCTCATTTTTCGTGGTGTGAATTCGAATTCTTTTGTTGGTTTTTTCTGGTGTTCGTTTTAAGTCTTAATGGAATTTGGTTCCAGTTTTCTTCACTTCAatgcaaaagaataaaaaacaagaaagCAAGTGAGGAAACCGAAATCAACCTTTGTGCAGGAGAGCAAACTccagttcttttttcttttttagtccaattctttccttgatTTGCCTTAAAGAGACCagaatatatatgtaaaactGCACTTGATtctattaattagaaaaagaaatcaagaacCCCTAATTCTCTTTTCTACGTTCTTTAATTGTTTAGTTTCTTATTATTTCTTGTAAGTCAagtttcttttgattttttttatcactgTTACTTATTTGGGTGGACTCCACTTCCGTGTTAATTGCAGGGAAAGAATtttcctaaattttattaagaattttcattttcttatattatcaAGATCatggttttgattttaatgAGATTCTTCGGGATTTTTCTGATATATATGAAACCTTATGCAATCTGAAATCTTTTTAACGATTCTTTGAAGGGTAATGGCGAATTTGAAGTGTGACAAGCTGGAAGAAATGGTTAATGACCTCATGATTGATGACGTTGAAGAAGACCCCTTCTCACAAGGCATACAACAATGGATGAATATGGACCCTCTGAAATCAGATGCCATGACAGGGTATGACATGGTATGTTCtgaaatctttcttttttactttcactaagtttaaatttcataCAATGTAAAGATTGatatttatcatttgtttTCTTGAAGCAGTAGGTCGTTTTTCCTGCGCTGCTTgggcaaatttttttatggtcCTCTCTACCTTAGTCTGCAGAGCCTTTTTGTCATTGTTCTGTTTGTTGAATTGCAGTATCCATCTTATTGGTACAACTCGATTCCTCCTCGGGTTGTTGACCCAAGTCCAGAAGATATTGCTAAATCTGctgataatataaaaatgcaGAGGGGCGTTGGCATTGGAGATATTGTAAAGGAACATGCTCTGCCTTTCCTCTCAGCCAAGTCACTGTGCAAGTTCAGAACTGTTTCTAAACAATGGGATCAGTGGATAATCAGTCCTTTTTTCGCCCATAAGCAAACTGTTCACTACAAAAATGTCTCTGGTCTATTTCGCCAATTGCCTGGTAGATGCCcttctttcatttcatttgatCAAGCTGCTTTTGGCATTCCCAGTAACTCCCTCAGTTTCTTGCCTGAACCTGTTGACATCAGAAGCAGTTGCAATGGGTTGGTCTGCTGCCAAGGCTGCGACGAAGATCAAGCTTACTATATTTGTAACCCTGCGACTAAGGACTGGAGGAAGCTTCCATCGCCAAAACTCTATCATGGACCTGGAACAGCTATAGTACTTGCCTTTGAACCTTCTCTGTTCAATTTTTCAGCAAATTATGAGCTCATCTGTGCTGTCAATTGGTCTGATCTTCCAGCTTTACATTTTGAGATATACTCTTCAAGGACAGGCTCTTGGAAAATTAGTGAGACAGTGTGCTGTGAAGTGGATGCTCTGGCATTGAATGGCGATGGGTTCTACATGAGGGGGATTGCCTATTGGGAAACACAGTCAGGTTCAGTCTTGGCATTTAACATAAACTATGAATATTTTGGGATTTTCAGTCTCCCACCTAGGAGTGGACCAACCGGTGCTCTAACAGAGATGCATGGTGGTTTGTGCTACCTTTTGCCTCAAGAGGAATCAAAATTGAAGTGTATGGGGACATGAATATGAATCTGAAGCAAGTGATTACTTTTAGTCCTCAAGTTGTGGAGAATATGGAAGGAGTCTGCCGGGCTTTGTGTTTTGTGAAAGATGACACACTGGTCCTTGATGTTGGGGGCAGAATTATGGCTTATCACATAAGATCTCAGAAGGCAGAGTGGCTAACTAATGCAGCAGATGCAGAAATTCCTAAGTATGTGCCATATGTAAACGGCCTTGTTTCTTTGGCCCAGCCAGTTGCTAGCGAATGGGATTAGCTAGATTCCTATGGAATTCTGCTTCTGTCGGTTTTGCTACAAACTCTCTCAGCCTGGCTGGTATCATacattatttactttttcaaCTTGTAACTTTTGTTATACTGATACTAGTAGTAAACCATAAGATGATAAATGATATTCAATggtcttattattattattattattattattattattattattattgttgttgtttttctgTAAAACATCTAAACTAGTGATGGATtaagatcttttttttttttattatgttgctCTTTATTGTATACTACACGGTTTTTGAGGAATTACTTGAGAAGTTTtgttaagttaataaaattgatgagataaaattatactacaatgaaacaaaatatagcataatatatatttttaaaaaattatatatacattattcaaagaaatattttcttaaaacgAGATTTAGAAAATACAAGTGGGGACATAAACCTAgactatataaatatagtaaattGCATCATTAGTCACCTAATTTTTGCCTTTATTCTCAAAACGACactgtaattttatattgttttcttttaattaaatttatatttttgtttggttgtaaaatttaaatttttttcattgttTGGTAAGGATATGCGcaatttaatagttattattattttctaagattttagCATTTGAATAATCTGTCTGAATTTTGCATTTGACTTCCAcatgaaacaaaaataaaaataaaataattgtatcattttgaaataaagacaAAAAATGAGGTGCCTGAAGGAGCAATTTACCCCATATTTGATAATGTTCGTCACCAGAAAGAAAGCGTCCATTGTGGATAATGAGTACTATTATATTGGTTAGGTTTTAGGCTATTGCCAAAGAAAACTAAAGGCTGTGAATTGTTGCATAAGAGCTGTAGCAGCCTTGAAATGGTAAAAACAATAACAGATTTTGGGCAGTAAGGACAAGTGgctagaaagaaagagaaaagtcCTCCTTTCTAGGAACCCAAACAGAATGACTGGACTTCCTTTCTACAATCACAATTTTACCATGAAACACGTTTTCTCTGTCTTCTTCTTTGCTTTCACATCCCAcaacccttcttcttcttcttctttcagGTATCTACCCTTTTTCTCAGTCTTTCTCAATGtatatgattaatatgaaCAATATTGCTTATATTATTAACGTAGAATGATGATTATGGCTGACACTTAATTATTTCCAGGGATCTGCATATCTTGAGACCAGCAGTTAGGGGAGACTTGAAGTTTTCCGGCGGGTTCTTACCGACGCAAATATCTTTTATCGGCCGGAAGTGCTTCATgacataaaagaagaaaatgtcTTCACCCCCTGACAATTCTACTGCTGCGTCACCAGGTTCCAACTCTCCACCTTCACCACCAGCTGCTGCGCCACCACCATCAGATTCATCACCTCCACCcccctcttcttcttcaccaGATGCACCTTCCCCCAACACAGCTTCCCCTCCACCATCAAATGCATCACCTCCTCCATCAAATAGTTCGTCTTCGCCGCCACCGCCACCACATCAATCTAATAGTTCGGCTCCGCCATCACCTTTTAGCAATACTTCACCACCTCCTCCATCCCATTCTAATCAACCTCCACCCCCACACAGATCGTCACGATCACCACCTCCACCGctagcttcttcttcttcttcctcctcagAAAGCAGTCTAAATAGTGAacagataaaaattatagttggAGTTTCGGTCGGAGTTGGgctattaattattgttatgCTCATATGTGGAGCAACTTTgtgcaagaagaagaagaaaaagcatAAGCATATGCAGTACTATGGGGGTTACCCAGAAGGTATTATAAATAACCTAACCTCCTCCTTTGTTTCGGGGAAATTTGGCATATAATGCTGTGGGAAGCTTCTGCTTCCATTGACTGTATGCAATGTTTTATGCACAGGTAATGACCAATATTACAACAGCTCCATGCAGCAAAATTGGCACAATGGTCCCCCAGTTGGGCCAGATCATATCATGAAGATAAACTCATCATCACCAGGTCAAATGGGATCATCCCCAGGGGGTGGGTGGCATGCACCTCCTACGCCTCCGcaaatgatgatgatgagcgGTGAAATGAGCGGCAACTTCTCAGGCCCACACCGTCCACCCCTGCCACCTCCCTCGCCAAATATTGCTCTTGGGTTCAATAAAAGTACCTTCACGTATGATGAGCTTGCAGCAGCGACTGGCGGGTTTGATCAGGCTAATTTGTTGGGACAGGGCGGGTTTGGGTACGTGCACAAGGGGGTGTTGCCTAATGGAAAGGAGATCGCAGTGAAGAGCCTTAAATCTGGCAGTGGACAGGGGGAGAGAGAATTCCAGGCGGAAGTTGAGATTATCAGCCGTGTTCATCATCGCCATCTGGTGTCCCTTGTTGGGTATTGTATTGCCGGAGGGCAAAGAATGCTGGTCTACGAATTTGTGTCCAACAAGACCTTAGAATATCACCTCCATGGTAAATTATTTCCTGAAAATATCACATCAGGTgtattcattttcattttaggttTAAGTGTACGTGCATAATAACACTGTCTGCATGAGAACCATACTTTGAATTTTGGAACATCCTTATCTGtattttctcatttatatactaaattagtAGAAAAATATAGCACATATTCATTAGCTAATCCGAAAACTTACTCCGAGCCATTCAAAAATTGGATAGTCAGTCTGCAAATGTGCTCCAATTACATTAGCAAAGATTATGATATAAAACATGTGTTTGGGTGCAGGAAAGGGTCTTCCGGTGATGGATTTTCCTACAAGGCTCCGTATTGCGTTAGGCTCTGCCAAGGGACTTGCCTACCTTCACGAAGATTGTAACGCACATCCTTTCATCtctcttaattattttcattcaaATATACCTCTGCATATCATCATCTACTCACATTTCATTCTTTAAAAACAATGTCTGTAGGCCATCCTCGGATTATTCATCGTGATATTAAAGCTGCTAATATTCTCCTCGACTTCAATTTTGAAGCCATGGTACGTACAGCTTTACAAATAATTACtggattttatatttaattttgttttgttcacagagttttgatttattttatttctatcatTCAATCTAGTGCcatgtttttctcttttaactACTCTTTCTAGTTCCATTAACCATTTCTGCtgtgttaattttttatttaaaagtgtaaaatacaactaatatttattctagTACATTGATCGGTAGACATTGCAATTTTCATGATGcagctaattttataatattcctgccatattttctttctattcaGGTTGCTGATTTCGGATTAGCTAAGCTTTCTTCGGACAATTATACTCATGTCTCCACTCGTGTCATGGGTACATTTGGGTAAACCTCAACCTACcctttccttatttttgtgtGTTTTTGCAAGTCTTTTCTAACATATGTATGGTATGAGCTTGACAAttcatcatttcttttttattggaaaaattattttgcCTCGAGGTTTACTTTCATTTTCGCCCGTTGAATTCGTACAACGGATAAGTTAGCTACTTATTCTATCGTTAAATGAGtgacatatataaaatagctACATAATTTAAAGCATCTATTATGTTTGCATTGATGCAGTGTGCACTGGGAATAGTCAAGAcctataatatttaacttttctTAACTTGTACACAGTCTTAAGAAAAAGAGAACGAAAAAGAaagtttattaaaaagaagtttCGTTAACTTATAGTTTTTAACCTGTGAATGCCCTAATAAGTTCCTTAATAATTCATCGATTCAGGTATTTGGCTCCAGAGTACGCATCAAGTGGCAAGTTGACAGAAAAATcggatgttttctcatttggTGTCATGCTTTTGGAACTCATAACCGGAAAGAAACCTGTGGATCCTACAAATGCAATGGAAGATAGCTTAGTCGACTGGGTTTGTACTTCCTCTATatattctttgttcttttaattttgattatacCTGCACAAATCctaaaaattcttaatgattttatattttgttttttctaaGACTTTATATAGATTCTTCATTCCTATTTCTTTAGATTTTCTACTTATAAGAGATTTTCTaaaacttttcttttgtcAAAGATCATATCCAAACATCCCAACTAGATTGATGCAATTTTATCGCTTAGTTATTTACTTACATTGAGAtgaatcaaaatgaaaaactattttattcatatattaagtCATTTTCGCGTTTCCATTTTCGTTTTTATACAAATCTTTCAATACAACTTTGGAATAATTACTCTTCCTGCATTTGTTGTAATAGGCTCGGCCACTTCTAAATCAATCATTGGAGGATGGCAACTACAATGAGTTGGCTGATTTTCGGTTGGAGAATAACTACAACCCTGAAGAGATGCAGCGTATGGTTGCTTGTGCTGCTGCTAGCATTCGCCACTCTGCTAGAAAGCGCCCCAGGATGAGCCAGGTATATATATCCATATATTGCTAATTATTATTCCTCCTTTGTCATCAAGTCATACATGTGAATTACTGTAACGATCTCAATAAGAAAACGTATAAATGTTAATATTAACTAGGGCCTACTAATTTGGTACTGATCTAATGGCACGTTCAAGAAATATTCTAGCCAAAAGTCCCAAGTTTGAAGTTTTAGAgtctcaaaaaaataaaaatattaacaattatAAGATTTAAGAGTATGATTTTCTAAATAGAATCTCATTGAATATTGACTTCATTAGACTTAATGTTCAGGGTTGAACTAGGGATGGAATTAGAAGAAAAGGTGGCAGGGGCCCAAGCCACCAGCTCTCCACTCAGAAACCtcgtatatttgtgatattttaaatgaattatatagAGTTTCCTGGTTAAAGTTGATTTctactttcatttttcttcttataagCGTCATTAGATTTCTTTATCCATATTTTCTCCTCCTCCAAATACTTATAGAGACCTTCTATAGTTAACCAATTCAAGTTCAGCTTACATGAAGCCTTGTCATTCTCTTACTATaatgcatatatataatataacattccaatttaattcattttgatCCTTGcgtttcattttaattatttttatgtactATTCAGAGATTAACGCGtcatgtttctttttcctatcaCTAGATCGTACGTGCCTTGGAAGGAGATGTATCGTTGGATGCCTTAAATGAAGGAACAAAGCCTGGGCAAAGCTCTATGTTTAGTAGTTCAAATGGAAGCTCAGACTATGATACAAGTTCATACAATGCAGATATGAAGAAGTTTAGGCAAGTGGCATTATCAAGCCAAGAATTTGGGAGCAGTGAACTTGGGACATCGAGCAATGACTCCCGAGATATGTCCCTTACGGGGATCCGCAAGAACAACTTATGATTAAGCATGAATAAATCCAGCTTATtccatatataaaatttcaaccATTTTGGAGGTCATCAAGAACAACaaaatatacatttatttatgCATAACATCCATTTACTGCTTGCTttggaaattttatttattctgtTGATTTAGAACTTTGTGTTGTTTCAAGGTTTTCTTAACTTAGAAAGGGGAGGTTGCAAATTAAAAACGTAGGGACCAAGATGACTTCCATCTTTCACTAATGGAACTTATATGTTCTCTCATCCTATGGGTTTGTACGTGGATCATTTTTCATGTGTTCTTGGGCAAATTTAGCTCTACTATAAGCATGACTTATCTAACAGTGAATGTAAAGTTTGGGGTTGTTATGTTTTTGAGCTCTTCCTTTCCTTAGTACAAGTAGTCTAGTCTTTTTGTACTTCTTGTAGAAACACATTAAATGAGTATTTTTACATATCTTccatatttttatactatGATCGTTCGTTAGGGCTGTTTAGCATAGTTATTGAGTGTTAAAAGAACagatttaacatttttttaaattttataaattgattttcaatatttttatatactgTTTCTGTcaaacttatttaaaaaaaaaaacgccAATTTATTTCCCTCTAAATGCAGGTTTTAGaaactcaaaataaaataagataataataataaaattgaagcaTTTTTCTCACCTCAATTCGAGATAGTTTTTAATGGTTGGATACAAGTTATTGTCATAGCTTTAGTTAGATTTGagaactaattaattaaaactaaataagccaaaaatacaaattatatTCTCTAGAGTTTGAAGAACATaatcttatattatatttagattgTTAGAGGTGTAAAAACCTAAATGTTTGACTAGAATATTGTGCAAATAGAGATTTTTATAAACATGATTGTGGTGGTGTATGAATAATAAGTGTGAAAGGGTAGTTCGATCATATGCTGAtctttagaaagaaagaaagaaatccaTTCATTGTTGCCTCTTCTGATTTTGCTCAGTTGACATCTTTCTTCCATACAATTCGTCTTCATATAAACATGTACTTAAGTTATTCATCAATCGAACAATTATATATGGCAACTCATTATAGAagctcttctttcttcttcttaggTGTGTCACAagtcattaaattaatagcgttttcttttttattttctgtttgaGTATTTATAACATGtattttttcttgataaatatatatgtaatttgtATATGTCAATATTTTACACTTtactattaaataattgatacatATTCAATTCTCTAATATTCATTAATCAATTCCGCTAAAAAAAACATCATTAATCAATtctactaaaaaaaattattaatcaatctGATTTATAAGTGGGGACAATCTCTCAATATAAGCATTGGTAGTACGTACACCGTATTATAAgtagatatt comes from Ricinus communis isolate WT05 ecotype wild-type chromosome 5, ASM1957865v1, whole genome shotgun sequence and encodes:
- the LOC8273399 gene encoding proline-rich receptor-like protein kinase PERK4, giving the protein MSSPPDNSTAASPGSNSPPSPPAAAPPPSDSSPPPPSSSSPDAPSPNTASPPPSNASPPPSNSSSSPPPPPHQSNSSAPPSPFSNTSPPPPSHSNQPPPPHRSSRSPPPPLASSSSSSSESSLNSEQIKIIVGVSVGVGLLIIVMLICGATLCKKKKKKHKHMQYYGGYPEGNDQYYNSSMQQNWHNGPPVGPDHIMKINSSSPGQMGSSPGGGWHAPPTPPQMMMMSGEMSGNFSGPHRPPLPPPSPNIALGFNKSTFTYDELAAATGGFDQANLLGQGGFGYVHKGVLPNGKEIAVKSLKSGSGQGEREFQAEVEIISRVHHRHLVSLVGYCIAGGQRMLVYEFVSNKTLEYHLHGKGLPVMDFPTRLRIALGSAKGLAYLHEDCHPRIIHRDIKAANILLDFNFEAMVADFGLAKLSSDNYTHVSTRVMGTFGYLAPEYASSGKLTEKSDVFSFGVMLLELITGKKPVDPTNAMEDSLVDWARPLLNQSLEDGNYNELADFRLENNYNPEEMQRMVACAAASIRHSARKRPRMSQIVRALEGDVSLDALNEGTKPGQSSMFSSSNGSSDYDTSSYNADMKKFRQVALSSQEFGSSELGTSSNDSRDMSLTGIRKNNL